A genomic region of Glycine max cultivar Williams 82 chromosome 15, Glycine_max_v4.0, whole genome shotgun sequence contains the following coding sequences:
- the NRAMP6B gene encoding metal transporter Nramp6 has protein sequence MAFTGSGSGQPQFISSTGNRSFSNAPLIENSDTNQIVVPDRRSWKNLFAYMGPGFLVSIAYIDPGNFETDLQSGAQYKYELLWIILLASCAALVIQSMAANLGVVTGKHLAEHCRSEYPRVPNFILWIIAEIAIVACDIPEVIGTAFALNMLFNIPVWIGVLLTGLSTLILLALQQYGVRKLEFLIAFLVFTIAACFMVELGYAKPDAKEVLKGLFVPGLKGSGATGLAISLLGAMVMPHNLFLHSALVLSRKIPRSVLGIREACRFYMIESAFALMVAFLINICVISVSGTVCNSSNLNAEDQLSCQDLDLNKASFLLRNVLGKWSSKLFGIALLASGQSSTITGTYAGQYVMQGFLDLRLEPWIRNMLTRCLAIVPSLIVAVIGGSAGAGKLIIIASMILSFELPFALVPLLKFTSSKTKMGTHVNSTMISAVTWIIGTLLMAINIYYLITGFIKLLLHSHLKIVAKVFLGILGFSGMAMYLAGTTYLVLRKNKEATHLLALTAPENQQMTNELGNGSIYSLPREDIVSMQLPQRSTPAPADVD, from the exons ATGGCTTTCACAGGTTCTGGTTCCGGGCAGCCACAATTCATTTCCAGCACTGGCAACCGAAGCTTTTCCAATGCGCCACTCATTGAGAACTCCGATACTAATCAAATTGTTGTGCCTGAT AGGAGAAGCTGGAAAAATTTATTTGCATACATGGGGCCTGGGTTTCTTGTTTCCATTGCATATATAGATCCAGGAAACT TCGAGACGGATCTTCAGTCTGGGGCACAATATAAATATGAG tTACTTTGGATCATATTGTTGGCATCATGTGCTGCTCTTGTAATTCAATCAATGGCAGCCAATCTTGGGGTGGTCACTG GAAAACACTTAGCAGAGCACTGTAGATCTGAATATCCCCGGGTGCCCAACTTCATACTTTGGATTATTGCTGAAATTGCCATAGTGGCTTGTGACATTCCTGAAG TAATTGGGACAGCCTTTGCATTGAACATGCTCTTCAACATACCTGTTTGGATTGGTGTTCTTCTGACAGGACTCAGCACATTGATCCTCTTAGCATTACAGCAATATGGG GTTAGGAAACTTGAATTCTTGATTGCATTTCTAGTATTTACAATTGCTGCATGTTTTATGGTTGAGCTTGGATATGCAAAGCCTGATGCTAAAGAAGTTCTGAAGGGTCTTTTTGTGCCAGGACTAAAAGGGAGTGGTGCTACTGGTCTTGCAATTTCTCTTCTTGGAGCTATGGTTATGCC GCACAATCTCTTCTTGCACTCAGCACTGGTGCTCTCTAGGAAAATACCACGATCAGTTCTGGGAATTAGG GAGGCTTGCAGGTTTTACATGATAGAAAGTGCTTTTGCTCtcatggtggccttcctcataAACATCTGCGTTATTTCTGTAAGTGGCACTGTTTGCAATTCTTCAAATTTGAATGCTGAAGATCAACTGAGCTGTCAGGATTTGGATCTGAACAAAGCCTCCTTCCTACTCAGA AATGTCTTGGGGAAATGGAGCTCAAAACTATTTGGAATTGCTTTGCTTGCATCGGGTCAAAGTTCTACTATTACAGGAACCTACGCAGGACAGTATGTCATGCAG gGATTTCTGGATTTACGACTGGAGCCATGGATTCGGAATATGTTAACTCGTTGCTTAGCCATAGTTCCTAGTTTGATTGTTGCAGTCATTGGTGGCTCTGCTGGGGCTGGGAAGCTCATAATAATTGCATCT ATGATCTTATcatttgagcttccttttgctTTGGTTCCACTCCTCAAGTTTACAAGCAGCAAAACCAAGATGGGGACACATGTCAACTctaccatg ATTTCGGCTGTTACTTGGATAATCGGTACCCTCCTCATGGCCATTAATATATACTACTTAATAACTGGCTTCATCAAGCTGCTGCTTCATAGTCACTTAAAAATTGTGGCTAAGGTGTTTCTTGGGATACTAGGATTTTCAGGCATGGCAATGTATTTGGCTGGTACAACATATCTAGTACTTCGCAAAAACAAAGAGGCTACACACCTTTTGGCTCTAACAGCACCAGAAAATCAACAAATGACAAATGAACTAGGCAATGGTTCAATCTATTCTCTTCCAAGAGAAGACATAGTAAGCATGCAATTGCCTCAAAGAAGTACTCCTGCTCCTGCAGATGTTGACTGA
- the LOC100789070 gene encoding Cinnamoyl-CoA reductase 1-like, producing the protein MPSAEASSETICVTGAGGFIASWMVKLLLEKGYTVRGTLRNPDDPKNGHLKEFEGASERLTLHKVDLLHLDSVRSVINGCHGVFHTASPVTDNPEEMVEPAVSGAKNVIIAAAEAKVRRVVFTSSIGAVYMDPSRSIDLVVDESCWSDLEYCKNTKNWYCYGKAVAEQAAWDTAKENGVDLVVVNPVLVLGPLLQPTINASTIHILKYLTGSAKTYANATQAYVHVRDVALAHILVYEKPSASGRYLCAESSLHRGELVEILAKYFPEYPVPTKCSDEKNPRAKPYTFSNQKLKDLGLEFTPVSQCLYETVKSLQEKGHLPVPAKQQEEDSTTVKS; encoded by the exons atGCCTTCTGCAGAAGCTTCCTCCGAAACCATTTGTGTCACCGGCGCTGGTGGCTTCATCGCCTCTTGGATGGTCAAACTCCTCTTGGAAAAAGGCTACACTGTCCGAGGAACCCTCAGAAATCCAG ATGATCCCAAGAACGGGCACTTGAAGGAGTTTGAAGGAGCCTCCGAGAGGTTAACTCTGCATAAGGTTGACCTCCTTCATCTTGACTCCGTTAGATCAGTTATTAACGGTTGCCATGGTGTCTTTCACACTGCTTCTCCCGTCACCGATAACCCC GAAGAAATGGTGGAGCCAGCGGTGAGTGGAGCTAAGAATGTGATCATAGCTGCTGCAGAGGCTAAAGTTAGACGTGTGGTGTTCACCTCATCCATTGGTGCCGTCTATATGGACCCCAGTAGGAGCATCGATTTGGTGGTTGACGAGTCCTGTTGGAGTGATTTGGAATATTGCAAGAACACCAAG AATTGGTATTGCTATGGGAAGGCTGTGGCTGAACAAGCAGCATGGGACACAGCAAAAGAGAATGGGGTGGACTTGGTTGTAGTGAACCCAGTTTTGGTTCTTGGACCATTACTGCAGCCCACAATCAATGCTAGTACAATTCACATCCTCAAGTACCTCACTGGCTCTGCTAAGACCTATGCAAATGCCACACAGGCTTATGTGCATGTTAGGGATGTGGCATTGGCCCACATACTTGTTTATGAGAAGCCTTCTGCCTCTGGTAGATACCTATGTGCCGAAAGCTCCCTCCACCGTGGAGAATTAGTTGAAATTCTCGCCAAGTATTTCCCGGAGTACCCAGTTCCCACCAA GTGTTCAGATGAAAAGAATCCGAGAGCAAAACCCTACACTTTTTCAAATCAAAAGCTGAAAGATTTGGGATTGGAATTCACTCCAGTGAGTCAGTGTCTATATGAAACAGTGAAGAGCCTGCAGGAGAAAGGCCACCTTCCAGTTCCTGCAAAGCAGCAGGAAGAAGATTCAACTACCGTGAAATCCTAA